The following proteins come from a genomic window of Natrinema saccharevitans:
- a CDS encoding ABC transporter ATP-binding protein encodes MAAIRTTSLTKRYGDSVLAVDDLDLTVADGEVFGFLGPNGAGKSTTINMLLDFVRPTQGSATVLGLDAQSETGEIRHRIGVLPEGATLYDRLTAREHLEWVIDTKGTDDDPDAILERVGLTPADGDRPAGGYSKGMAQRLGFGMALVGDPDLLILDEPSSGLDPTGMQEMREIIADEADRGTSVFFSSHILGEVEAVCDRIGIMNEGRLVATGTLDDLQGELDLGVPISLEVESVPGDLALEALDGVRSVTVEDGTITATCADPSVKIDVVEHVADATTVRDIVSEDVSLEQLFNTYTNGGREEDAAAPEVTA; translated from the coding sequence ATGGCCGCCATTCGAACGACCTCGCTGACCAAGCGGTACGGCGACTCGGTCCTCGCCGTCGACGACCTCGACCTGACCGTCGCGGACGGTGAAGTGTTCGGCTTCCTCGGCCCGAACGGGGCCGGCAAGTCGACGACGATCAACATGCTGCTGGACTTCGTCCGACCGACCCAGGGCTCGGCGACGGTCCTCGGACTCGACGCCCAGTCGGAGACCGGCGAGATCCGCCATCGGATCGGCGTCCTCCCCGAAGGCGCGACCCTCTACGACCGGCTCACCGCGCGTGAACACCTCGAGTGGGTCATCGACACGAAAGGCACCGACGACGATCCGGACGCCATCCTCGAGCGGGTCGGCCTCACCCCCGCGGACGGCGACCGCCCCGCCGGGGGGTACTCGAAGGGAATGGCCCAGCGCCTCGGGTTCGGGATGGCGCTGGTCGGCGATCCCGACCTCCTGATCCTCGACGAGCCCTCCTCCGGACTCGACCCCACCGGAATGCAGGAGATGCGCGAGATCATCGCCGACGAGGCCGACCGCGGCACCTCCGTCTTCTTCTCGAGTCACATCCTCGGGGAGGTCGAAGCGGTCTGTGACCGCATCGGCATCATGAACGAGGGGCGACTGGTCGCGACCGGAACCCTCGACGACCTCCAGGGCGAACTCGATCTCGGCGTGCCCATCTCGCTCGAGGTCGAGTCCGTCCCCGGAGACCTCGCGCTCGAGGCCCTCGACGGCGTCCGCTCGGTCACCGTCGAGGACGGAACGATCACCGCGACCTGCGCCGACCCCTCGGTCAAGATCGACGTCGTCGAACACGTCGCCGACGCGACGACCGTCCGCGACATCGTCTCCGAGGACGTCTCGCTCGAGCAGTTGTTCAACACGTACACGAACGGCGGCCGCGAGGAAGACGCCGCGGCGCCGGAGGTGACGGCATGA
- a CDS encoding NAD(P)-dependent glycerol-1-phosphate dehydrogenase gives MFEKSTWIRLPRNVVVGHGVRSDVVDVVDDLHLQGRPLFVTSPTPREVAADPIAADFEAAGIDPAIVTIEKATFDAVERVIEVAEAEGASYLVGIGGGKAIDIAKLASHHLEMGFLSVPTAASHDGIVSNRGSVPDGDSRHSVAAEPPLAVVADTGILAEAPWELTTAGCADIISNYTAVMDWRLAQRLQDVEYSEYAAALSEMTAEILVDNADLIRPGLEESAWVVTKALMSSGVAMSIAGSSRPASGAEHLFSHQLDRLEPDAALHGHQVGVGSIMTAYLHGGDRGIWRDIREALASIDAPTTAAELGIDDETVVEALTTCHEIRDRYTILGGGMNERAARDVATKTGVID, from the coding sequence ATGTTCGAGAAGTCGACGTGGATCCGCCTCCCGCGAAACGTCGTGGTCGGCCACGGCGTTCGCAGCGACGTCGTCGACGTGGTCGACGATCTCCACCTGCAGGGGCGGCCGCTGTTCGTCACGAGTCCGACGCCCCGCGAGGTCGCCGCCGATCCAATCGCGGCCGACTTCGAGGCCGCCGGGATCGACCCCGCGATCGTCACGATCGAGAAAGCGACCTTCGACGCCGTCGAGCGGGTGATAGAGGTCGCCGAGGCCGAGGGTGCGTCCTATCTGGTCGGCATCGGCGGCGGGAAGGCCATCGACATCGCGAAGTTGGCCAGCCACCACCTCGAGATGGGCTTTCTCTCGGTCCCGACGGCCGCGAGCCACGACGGGATCGTCAGCAATCGGGGATCGGTGCCGGACGGCGACTCCCGACACAGCGTCGCCGCCGAACCGCCGCTGGCGGTCGTCGCCGACACCGGGATCCTCGCCGAGGCCCCCTGGGAGCTGACCACCGCCGGCTGTGCCGACATTATCTCCAACTACACCGCCGTCATGGACTGGCGGCTCGCCCAGCGGCTGCAAGACGTCGAGTACTCCGAGTACGCCGCCGCGCTCTCGGAGATGACCGCCGAGATCCTGGTCGACAACGCCGACCTCATCCGGCCGGGTCTGGAAGAGTCGGCCTGGGTCGTCACCAAGGCGCTGATGTCCTCCGGCGTCGCGATGAGCATCGCCGGCTCCTCGCGGCCGGCCAGCGGGGCCGAACACCTCTTTTCCCACCAGCTCGATCGACTGGAACCCGACGCGGCCCTGCACGGCCATCAGGTCGGCGTCGGCTCGATCATGACCGCCTACCTCCACGGCGGCGACCGGGGAATCTGGCGCGACATCCGGGAGGCGCTGGCGAGTATCGACGCGCCGACGACCGCGGCGGAACTGGGGATCGACGACGAGACCGTGGTGGAGGCCTTGACGACCTGCCACGAGATCCGCGATCGCTACACGATCCTCGGCGGCGGGATGAACGAGCGGGCCGCTCGAGACGTGGCGACGAAAACGGGCGTCATCGACTGA
- a CDS encoding ABC transporter permease subunit — translation MSTLDVARKDFLDVRRAKIVWFVGALYTLFMLLLVYFGQNNRPDPSILNALWNLTAVGAMFIPLIALVTAYLSIAGERESGAIKYLLSIPNSRTDVVLGKFVTRTAVVSASILLAFLIGGALTLAWYPSPEMDTFALMAALTVLYALTYVAVAIAISAATASRSRAMGGSIAFFFVTSVLNVFGPLQLAIDYLLNDLAGLEVSVNQIMFVQSLISPTAAYVNATGLAFPDGFNTIPPDLPWFLQGETMLVVLLAWLAVPLALGIWQFQRADLG, via the coding sequence ATGAGTACCCTCGACGTCGCCAGGAAGGACTTCCTCGACGTCCGCCGGGCCAAGATCGTCTGGTTCGTCGGCGCGTTGTACACCCTGTTCATGCTGTTGCTGGTGTACTTCGGGCAGAACAACCGACCGGACCCGTCCATCCTGAACGCGCTCTGGAACCTGACCGCCGTCGGCGCGATGTTCATCCCGCTGATCGCGCTCGTGACGGCGTATCTCTCGATCGCCGGCGAGCGCGAGTCCGGCGCGATCAAGTACCTCCTGTCGATCCCCAACAGCCGCACCGACGTCGTCCTCGGGAAGTTCGTGACCCGGACGGCCGTCGTCAGCGCGTCGATCCTGCTCGCGTTCCTGATCGGCGGCGCGCTCACGCTGGCGTGGTACCCCTCGCCCGAGATGGACACGTTCGCGCTCATGGCGGCGTTGACGGTCCTGTACGCGCTGACCTACGTCGCCGTCGCGATCGCGATCTCGGCCGCGACGGCCTCCCGGTCGCGTGCGATGGGCGGCTCGATCGCCTTCTTCTTCGTCACGAGCGTGTTGAACGTGTTCGGGCCGCTCCAACTGGCGATCGACTACCTGCTCAACGACCTCGCGGGCCTCGAGGTCTCGGTGAACCAGATCATGTTCGTGCAGTCGCTGATCAGTCCGACGGCGGCGTACGTCAACGCGACCGGGCTCGCGTTCCCCGACGGATTCAACACCATCCCGCCGGACCTGCCGTGGTTCCTGCAGGGGGAGACGATGCTCGTCGTCTTGCTCGCCTGGCTCGCCGTCCCGCTCGCGCTTGGCATCTGGCAGTTCCAGCGGGCCGACCTCGGATAA